The Antarcticibacterium flavum genome contains the following window.
AAGGACTTCTTATTGCTATTGTTTTAGGGTTTGCGGTGGGCATAATCATTATACAGCCATTGGGCATTTCCCTATTCCAGTATGACCAGAGCGGTGATACGGGCAATTGGTGGTATTTGTTCAAAAATGCAGTTGGGCAAGCTCTTGGATTTGGAGATGTGGACCAAATCCTAAAAAATATCCTGTTTGGTATTATGGGAAGCAGTCTCGCCCTGATGTTCTATACAAGAAAAACAATATTTCAACTAAATAGGGAGAAAGTCGGAATAACCTTGATAAGGGAATTATTGGACAAAGGTGAAAACCACGAGGTAGAATTCAAAAGCACCTTGCGGTGGGACCTTCGACAAGGTAAGGTAAACAAAGCCTTGGAAATGGTAGTGGCAAAGACCATTGCGGGATTTATGAATACCGAAGGCGGCCATTTGATTATAGGAGTTGACGATGAAGGCCGTATCCTGGGGCTCGAACAAGATTACGGTACTTTAAAGAAACCGGGCAAGGACGGATTTGAACAGTATATAATGCAGTTGGTGTCCTTCAATTTAGGCACGCATTTTTGCCCTTTGGCAAAGGTGACCTTTTACCAATTTGAAGAAAAGGATATCTGTTATGTAAGGGTCTACAAATCGCAAAAACCAGTGTATTTGAACCTGGGCGACCGTTCTCATTTCTTTATCAGAACTGGGAACGGTACCCGTGAGTTGGATATGCCCGAAGCATTAGATTATATGGAAACACACTTAAATTAAACAATATGGGATTTTTAAAACATTTATTAAGAGGAAGTTATGGTCATCATTCCAACAAGCATCAACGTAAAAATAATGACCCAAGATTTGATGAACCCAAGGTTGTTGTGAGATGTATAAAATGCGGCAAAAACAATCCTGAAAATGCTTCTTTTTGTCAACATTGTGGCGAGCCTTTAGGTAAAGTAAAATGCAAAAGTTGTGAAGAACCAATACCTATGGATGCAAAATTTTGTTCTAAATGTGGCACTGAAGTATAGTTAAAAACCTTATAAAAAAGAACTCTAACTTTTACCAATATTTCATATATAGCTTTAGGTTAAAGATTTATAGCAAGAAAGTTTATGACATAATTGGAATACAAAATGTAAATAACCGAACTATATGAAATTAATGAATGACAGATTGTACCACAAAATATTCAACGGTGCCATTATTATGATTTTAATTATAACTGTTTCTTTGGGAATCGGGATGCTTGGGTATTATTATTTTTTGAAATTAAGTTGGATTGATAGCTTTTTAAACGCTTCAATGATTCTTAC
Protein-coding sequences here:
- a CDS encoding AlbA family DNA-binding domain-containing protein; this encodes MKPPNGIHNQKRGGLNRQGLLIAIVLGFAVGIIIIQPLGISLFQYDQSGDTGNWWYLFKNAVGQALGFGDVDQILKNILFGIMGSSLALMFYTRKTIFQLNREKVGITLIRELLDKGENHEVEFKSTLRWDLRQGKVNKALEMVVAKTIAGFMNTEGGHLIIGVDDEGRILGLEQDYGTLKKPGKDGFEQYIMQLVSFNLGTHFCPLAKVTFYQFEEKDICYVRVYKSQKPVYLNLGDRSHFFIRTGNGTRELDMPEALDYMETHLN
- a CDS encoding zinc ribbon domain-containing protein gives rise to the protein MGFLKHLLRGSYGHHSNKHQRKNNDPRFDEPKVVVRCIKCGKNNPENASFCQHCGEPLGKVKCKSCEEPIPMDAKFCSKCGTEV